A DNA window from Bacteroides cellulosilyticus contains the following coding sequences:
- the kdsA gene encoding 3-deoxy-8-phosphooctulonate synthase, whose amino-acid sequence MIELKNNPAGNFFLLAGPCVIEGEEMAMRIAERVVNITEKLQIPYVFKGSYRKANRSRLDSFMGIGDEKALKVLQKVHDTFGVPTVTDIHSAEEAAMAAEYVDVLQIPAFLCRQTDILIAAAKTGKVVNIKKGQFLSPLAMRFAAEKVVEAGNKEVMITERGTTFGYQDLVVDYRGIPEMQTFGYPVILDVTHSLQQPNQTSGVTGGMPQLIETVAKAGVAVGVDGLFIETHEHPEIAKSDGANMLKLDLLEGLLTKLVRIREAIK is encoded by the coding sequence ATGATTGAATTAAAGAATAATCCTGCCGGAAACTTCTTTTTGTTGGCAGGCCCTTGTGTGATTGAAGGAGAAGAGATGGCAATGCGTATTGCCGAACGTGTGGTAAATATCACGGAGAAATTACAAATACCTTATGTATTTAAAGGCTCTTATCGCAAGGCCAACCGTTCACGCCTGGATTCATTTATGGGAATAGGCGATGAAAAAGCGTTGAAAGTGTTACAAAAAGTACACGATACTTTTGGTGTGCCTACTGTTACAGATATACATTCTGCAGAAGAAGCCGCAATGGCCGCCGAATATGTAGATGTACTGCAAATACCGGCATTCCTTTGCCGTCAGACGGATATTCTGATAGCTGCTGCAAAAACAGGAAAGGTGGTTAACATCAAAAAAGGACAGTTCCTGTCTCCACTCGCCATGCGCTTTGCTGCGGAAAAGGTAGTAGAAGCCGGAAATAAGGAAGTTATGATTACCGAGCGTGGAACAACTTTCGGATATCAAGACCTTGTTGTAGACTACCGTGGCATCCCTGAAATGCAAACCTTTGGTTATCCAGTCATTCTGGATGTTACGCACTCTCTGCAACAACCCAATCAGACAAGCGGAGTGACAGGTGGTATGCCGCAGCTTATTGAAACCGTTGCCAAAGCCGGTGTTGCGGTCGGTGTAGACGGATTGTTTATTGAAACACATGAGCACCCCGAAATAGCCAAAAGCGATGGTGCCAATATGCTGAAGCTCGATTTACTGGAAGGACTACTGACGAAACTGGTACGGATTCGTGAGGCGATAAAATGA
- a CDS encoding M16 family metallopeptidase gives MKHLFHSLLAVAFVLCAGFQQAVAQQMQFPPLPVDKNARIGQLDNGLTYYIRHNKLPENRAEFYIAQKVGSILEEPQQRGLAHFLEHMAFNGTKNFPGDDKGLGVIPWCETVGIKFGTNLNAYTSIDETVYNISNAPIDRTGVLDSCLLILHDWSNYILLKDDEIDKERGVIREEWRSRNSGMLRVYTDLLPTIHQGDKYADCMPIGSIDVINNFPYKDIRDYYHKWYRPDLQGIVIVGDIDVDTVEAKLKAVFADVQKPVNPAERTYYPVADNKEPIVAIGTDKEVDDPSIEIYFKQDATPDSEKNNVGYLASQYMTSMISSMLDARLSELVQSANPPFTRASSDYSDFFVAKTKEAFALSASSKADGIETALKTLLQETERARRFGFTESEYARARANYLQSLESAYNEREKTKHGSYVREYVQNFLNGEPIPGIEAKYAMMNQLAPNIPLQAMNMVMQQLVPDSNQVVIIAGPAKEGLKYPTKEEVISLLKGMKDLDLQAYVDKVSDEPLMKEAPKGGKIISEKEGDIYGSTKLVLSNGVTVYVKKTDFKADEIRMKGTSLGGKSIFPDKDALNFAVMDNVIAVGGLGNFSQVDLTKVLAGKKVSVNAGLGATTENVFGTCSPKDFETMMQLTYLTFTAPRKDAEAFESFKNRMKAQLESAQANPLSSINDSLQKAMYNNHPRVVMMKPEMVDQIDYDRILEMYNDRFKDASDFTFYFVGNIDLETAKPLIAEYLGALPAINRKETFKDTKMSIRKGVYKNEYAKEQQTPTATIVFLYSGKAPYTLKNDILLSFATQVLDMVYTEEVREKEGGTYGVNCYGDLQKYPKEQLLLQIVFQTDPAKKDKLAGIVVDELKKLAAEGPSDVHLQKVKEYMLKKYADNQKENGYWMNNLNDYFYYGMDMTEGYTDIVNSITAKDIQKFVSDLLKQGNEIEVTMTVPNK, from the coding sequence ATGAAACATTTATTTCACAGTTTACTGGCAGTAGCATTCGTTCTATGTGCCGGTTTTCAACAAGCGGTGGCGCAGCAAATGCAGTTTCCGCCCCTTCCCGTGGACAAGAATGCCCGTATCGGCCAATTAGACAATGGCCTGACGTATTACATACGCCACAACAAATTACCCGAAAACCGGGCTGAATTCTATATCGCCCAGAAAGTAGGTTCCATTCTTGAAGAACCGCAACAACGCGGACTTGCCCACTTCCTGGAACACATGGCCTTCAACGGTACTAAGAATTTCCCCGGTGATGATAAAGGCCTCGGCGTCATCCCTTGGTGCGAAACCGTAGGTATCAAATTTGGTACTAACTTAAATGCTTATACCAGCATAGACGAAACAGTTTACAACATCAGTAATGCTCCGATTGACCGCACCGGTGTATTGGACTCCTGTCTGCTGATCCTGCACGACTGGTCTAACTATATCCTGCTCAAAGATGATGAAATCGACAAAGAACGTGGTGTGATCCGTGAAGAGTGGCGCAGCCGCAACAGTGGTATGCTGCGCGTCTACACTGACCTGCTCCCAACTATACATCAGGGTGACAAATATGCAGATTGTATGCCTATCGGCTCTATCGATGTAATCAACAACTTCCCTTATAAAGATATCCGCGATTACTATCACAAATGGTATCGTCCTGATCTGCAAGGTATCGTTATCGTGGGCGATATCGATGTAGACACCGTAGAAGCTAAACTAAAGGCAGTATTCGCCGATGTACAAAAACCGGTAAATCCGGCAGAACGCACTTACTATCCTGTTGCTGATAATAAGGAACCCATCGTAGCCATCGGTACAGATAAGGAAGTAGACGACCCGTCGATTGAGATTTACTTCAAGCAAGACGCGACTCCTGATTCAGAAAAGAATAATGTAGGCTACCTTGCTTCACAATATATGACGAGTATGATCAGCAGCATGCTGGACGCCCGTCTGAGCGAATTGGTTCAGAGTGCTAACCCTCCGTTTACCCGTGCAAGCAGTGACTACAGCGACTTCTTTGTAGCCAAGACCAAAGAAGCCTTCGCACTTTCTGCCTCAAGTAAAGCCGACGGCATTGAAACAGCCTTGAAAACCTTACTACAAGAGACTGAACGTGCACGTCGCTTCGGCTTTACCGAATCAGAATATGCACGCGCACGCGCCAACTATTTGCAGAGTTTAGAGTCTGCCTACAACGAACGCGAAAAGACCAAGCACGGTTCTTACGTAAGAGAATATGTACAGAACTTCCTGAATGGCGAGCCTATCCCGGGGATTGAAGCTAAGTACGCTATGATGAACCAACTGGCTCCGAACATTCCCTTACAGGCCATGAATATGGTAATGCAGCAACTTGTTCCGGATAGCAATCAAGTAGTAATAATTGCCGGTCCTGCAAAAGAGGGTTTGAAATACCCGACAAAAGAAGAAGTTATCAGCTTACTGAAAGGCATGAAAGATCTCGACCTGCAAGCATACGTAGACAAAGTATCTGACGAACCACTGATGAAAGAAGCTCCGAAAGGTGGTAAAATCATTTCTGAGAAAGAAGGCGACATCTATGGTAGTACAAAATTAGTTCTTTCAAATGGTGTAACTGTCTATGTAAAGAAGACTGATTTCAAAGCTGATGAAATCCGCATGAAAGGTACCAGCCTGGGTGGTAAATCCATTTTCCCCGACAAAGACGCACTGAACTTCGCCGTTATGGACAACGTAATTGCTGTAGGTGGTTTGGGTAACTTTAGCCAAGTAGACTTGACGAAAGTACTGGCTGGCAAGAAAGTTTCCGTCAATGCCGGTCTGGGTGCTACCACAGAGAATGTATTCGGTACCTGCTCGCCAAAAGATTTTGAAACTATGATGCAGCTGACATATCTCACCTTCACCGCTCCCCGTAAAGATGCGGAAGCATTCGAATCTTTTAAAAATCGTATGAAAGCTCAATTGGAAAGTGCGCAGGCAAATCCTCTTTCTTCTATAAACGACTCTTTACAAAAAGCAATGTACAATAATCATCCGCGCGTAGTGATGATGAAACCGGAAATGGTGGATCAGATTGACTACGACCGTATCCTGGAGATGTACAACGACCGTTTCAAAGACGCCAGCGACTTTACATTCTACTTTGTCGGAAACATTGACCTTGAAACAGCCAAACCACTGATTGCCGAATACTTAGGTGCACTGCCTGCCATCAATCGCAAAGAAACCTTCAAAGATACGAAGATGAGTATACGCAAAGGTGTGTACAAGAATGAATATGCCAAAGAGCAACAAACTCCTACAGCAACCATCGTATTCCTGTACAGCGGTAAAGCTCCTTATACATTAAAGAATGACATTTTGCTGAGTTTTGCAACTCAGGTTCTTGATATGGTTTATACTGAAGAAGTACGCGAAAAAGAAGGTGGTACATATGGTGTAAACTGCTATGGCGACTTACAGAAGTATCCGAAAGAACAATTATTGTTGCAGATTGTCTTCCAGACCGATCCGGCTAAGAAAGATAAACTGGCAGGTATTGTAGTAGATGAGTTGAAGAAACTTGCAGCCGAAGGACCGTCAGACGTACACTTGCAGAAAGTGAAAGAGTACATGCTGAAGAAGTATGCCGACAACCAGAAAGAAAACGGATACTGGATGAATAATCTGAACGATTACTTCTATTATGGCATGGATATGACAGAAGGATACACGGATATCGTAAATAGCATCACAGCCAAAGATATCCAGAAGTTTGTATCTGACCTGTTGAAACAAGGAAATGAAATCGAGGTAACCATGACGGTACCCAACAAATAG